One segment of Mycolicibacterium sp. YH-1 DNA contains the following:
- a CDS encoding glycerophosphodiester phosphodiesterase, whose amino-acid sequence MNSGDGTLGGHPFVVAHRGASADRPEHTIAAYELALREGADGVECDVRLTRDGHLVCVHDRRVDRTSTGTGLVSDMTLAQLREFDYGAWHSSSKAGAGIGDTGLLTLDDLIALVLDWNRPVKLFIETKHPVRYGALVESKVLAILHRYGIASPASADLSRAVVMSFSAAAVWRIRRAAPMLPTVLLGETSRYLGGSAATTVGATAVGPSIATLREHPELVDRAAANGRALYCWTVDHYEDVRYCRDVGVAWVATNHPGRTKGWLNEGLTGAGLDQPEP is encoded by the coding sequence GTGAACTCGGGCGACGGCACCCTCGGTGGCCACCCCTTCGTGGTCGCGCACCGTGGTGCCTCCGCGGATCGCCCCGAGCACACCATCGCCGCCTACGAGCTGGCATTGCGTGAAGGTGCGGACGGTGTTGAGTGCGATGTCAGGCTCACCCGCGACGGCCATCTGGTCTGTGTGCACGACCGCCGGGTGGACCGGACGTCGACGGGCACTGGCCTGGTCAGCGATATGACATTGGCGCAACTGCGCGAATTCGATTACGGCGCATGGCATTCCAGCAGTAAGGCGGGTGCCGGGATCGGCGACACCGGCCTGCTCACCCTCGATGACCTCATCGCGCTGGTGCTGGACTGGAACCGGCCCGTCAAGCTCTTCATCGAGACCAAGCACCCGGTGCGGTACGGCGCGCTCGTCGAGAGCAAGGTGCTGGCCATCCTGCACCGTTACGGCATCGCGTCGCCCGCGTCGGCAGATTTGTCCCGCGCCGTGGTGATGTCGTTCTCGGCGGCGGCCGTGTGGCGCATCCGCAGGGCGGCACCGATGCTGCCGACGGTGCTCCTCGGGGAGACATCGCGCTACCTCGGCGGTAGTGCGGCGACAACCGTCGGCGCCACGGCCGTCGGTCCCTCGATCGCCACACTGCGCGAGCACCCGGAGTTGGTGGATCGCGCTGCCGCCAACGGCAGGGCGCTGTACTGCTGGACGGTCGATCACTACGAGGACGTTCGATACTGCCGCGACGTCGGTGTGGCGTGGGTCGCCACCAACCATCCAGGACGAACCAAGGGCTGGCTGAACGAGGGTTTGACCGGAGCCGGCCTCGATCAGCCGGAGCCCTGA
- a CDS encoding ferritin, with protein sequence MNDVTTLDTKFHHLLQEQVRAEFTASQQYIGIAVHFDGADLPQLAKLFYAQAVEERNHAMMLVRYLMDRGVEVEIPGIDPVRNSFDSPREALQLALDLERTVTEQLTRLAAVARDEGDYLGEQFIQWFLKEQVEEVALMSTLVRVADRAGVNVFHLEDFVAREIATGTADPSAPKAAGGSL encoded by the coding sequence ATGAATGACGTCACGACACTCGACACCAAGTTCCACCACCTGCTTCAGGAACAGGTCCGCGCCGAGTTCACCGCGTCTCAGCAATACATTGGGATTGCGGTCCACTTCGACGGCGCAGACCTCCCGCAACTGGCCAAGCTCTTCTACGCCCAGGCGGTCGAGGAACGCAATCACGCCATGATGCTGGTGCGCTATCTGATGGACCGCGGCGTCGAGGTCGAGATCCCCGGCATCGATCCCGTCCGGAACTCATTCGACTCACCACGCGAGGCACTTCAGCTGGCACTCGACCTGGAGCGCACCGTCACCGAGCAGCTGACGCGACTGGCCGCGGTGGCCCGCGATGAGGGCGACTACCTCGGCGAGCAGTTCATCCAGTGGTTCCTCAAGGAGCAGGTCGAGGAGGTCGCCCTGATGAGCACGCTGGTCCGCGTCGCCGACCGCGCTGGCGTCAACGTCTTCCACCTCGAGGACTTCGTGGCACGCGAGATCGCCACGGGCACCGCAGATCCGTCGGCGCCAAAGGCCGCGGGCGGCAGTCTCTAA
- a CDS encoding LCP family protein, whose amino-acid sequence MRTPPPRRPAPPPPPPPLPPPSARRKSPPPPPPAKPVARRAAPPPPPPAVRKPKRKRRWGRIVLVCLLVAAAATVGTGYWIDTHLHRIPALADYAERPASGRGTTWLLVGSDSRTGLSPEQQAELATGGDIGNGRTDTILLVHVPGLGSSAPTTMVSIPRDSYLAIPGYGQDKVNAAFALGGASLLAQTVEEATGLRLDHYAEIGFDGFAEMVDAVGGVTMCPPEPVSDPLAGIDLAPGCQELDGRTALGYVRTRATPRADLDRMTNQRAFMSALMHRAASPAVLANPLRWYPMAHAASGAITVDDDAHVWDLARLAWAMHGTITTTTVPIGEFTAGDSGAVVVWDDDAASRLFSAIGSDSQIPPDVLDAAEP is encoded by the coding sequence CTGCGCACACCGCCACCGAGACGGCCCGCACCCCCACCCCCACCACCACCGCTGCCGCCGCCGTCAGCGCGCCGGAAGTCACCACCCCCGCCACCGCCGGCGAAGCCCGTCGCGCGGCGGGCCGCGCCGCCGCCACCACCGCCTGCCGTGCGGAAGCCGAAACGCAAGCGCCGATGGGGTCGCATCGTGCTGGTGTGCCTGCTCGTCGCCGCGGCCGCGACGGTAGGGACCGGGTACTGGATCGACACACACCTGCACCGCATTCCCGCGCTCGCCGACTACGCCGAACGGCCTGCGAGCGGCCGCGGAACCACGTGGCTGCTGGTCGGCTCCGACAGCCGCACTGGGCTGAGCCCGGAACAGCAGGCCGAACTCGCGACCGGCGGGGACATCGGAAACGGCCGCACCGACACGATCCTGCTCGTTCACGTCCCCGGCCTCGGGTCGAGCGCACCAACCACGATGGTCTCCATACCGCGCGACTCCTACCTCGCGATCCCTGGCTACGGCCAGGACAAGGTCAACGCCGCCTTCGCGCTCGGTGGCGCGTCGTTGCTTGCGCAGACCGTTGAGGAGGCCACCGGGCTGCGACTCGACCACTACGCGGAGATCGGCTTCGACGGCTTCGCCGAGATGGTCGACGCCGTCGGCGGGGTCACCATGTGCCCACCGGAGCCGGTCAGTGATCCGCTGGCGGGCATCGATCTCGCACCCGGCTGCCAGGAACTCGACGGACGGACGGCGCTGGGTTACGTCCGCACCCGCGCAACACCGCGGGCTGATCTGGACCGGATGACCAACCAGCGCGCGTTCATGTCGGCACTGATGCACCGCGCCGCGAGCCCGGCTGTGCTGGCGAACCCGCTGCGCTGGTACCCCATGGCGCACGCCGCCTCGGGCGCCATCACGGTCGACGACGACGCCCATGTGTGGGACCTGGCCCGCCTGGCATGGGCAATGCACGGCACCATCACCACCACGACAGTGCCGATTGGCGAGTTCACGGCCGGCGACTCCGGGGCTGTGGTGGTGTGGGACGACGACGCGGCGAGCCGCCTGTTCAGCGCCATCGGCTCCGACTCCCAAATTCCACCAGACGTCCTCGACGCGGCGGAGCCGTGA
- a CDS encoding CPBP family intramembrane glutamic endopeptidase, translating into MTGPADDFTAPQRRKIRIEIAVVLAVTFGLSAYTALLRLTEAVILGLSGQTVALNPRRSPIDLIDLGLNLATVFQLLAWGTLGLYLLWRSGFGPPSIGLGRFQLRPDLLGGLGLAALIGLPGLGLYLVGRLAGIGVSVEPAELNDTWWRVPVLLAVAFANGWAEEIIVVAFLMTRLRQLRLTPVTVLVASSVVRGLYHLYQGFGAGLGNIVMGLVFGYVWQRTGRLWPLIIAHGVIDAVAFVGYALMAGRLGWLP; encoded by the coding sequence GTGACCGGGCCGGCTGACGACTTCACTGCACCTCAGCGTCGGAAGATCCGCATCGAGATCGCCGTCGTTCTCGCGGTCACCTTCGGACTGTCGGCCTACACGGCGCTGCTGCGACTCACCGAGGCAGTGATCCTCGGCCTCTCCGGCCAGACGGTCGCGCTCAACCCACGCCGCTCGCCCATCGACCTCATAGACCTCGGGCTCAACCTCGCGACGGTGTTCCAACTGTTGGCGTGGGGAACCCTCGGGCTGTACCTGTTGTGGCGCAGCGGTTTCGGCCCGCCAAGCATCGGGCTCGGACGCTTCCAGCTTCGCCCCGACCTGCTCGGCGGCCTCGGCCTGGCCGCGCTGATCGGCCTGCCCGGCCTCGGCCTCTACCTCGTCGGCCGCCTGGCCGGTATCGGCGTGTCGGTCGAGCCAGCCGAACTCAACGACACCTGGTGGCGAGTGCCCGTCCTGCTCGCAGTGGCGTTCGCGAACGGCTGGGCCGAGGAGATCATCGTCGTCGCGTTCCTCATGACGCGGCTGCGTCAGCTGCGCCTGACGCCGGTCACCGTGCTGGTGGCCTCCAGTGTCGTACGCGGGCTATATCACCTGTACCAGGGCTTCGGCGCCGGGCTGGGCAACATCGTCATGGGCCTCGTGTTCGGCTACGTGTGGCAGCGCACCGGACGGCTGTGGCCGCTGATCATCGCGCATGGCGTGATCGACGCCGTCGCATTCGTCGGGTACGCACTCATGGCGGGTCGCCTCGGCTGGCTGCCGTGA
- a CDS encoding DUF2470 domain-containing protein: MTMAQAPAAPTTAERIRSACVRAGGAILAAEGVEPVATPVHHLLEDGSFAITVPAYGKLAGMVITSGASGMQAVLEMTDYAPLPLREPVRSLVWTSGLLRHVPPRDVAGLLDLIATENPNPALLQVNTGTVDATTGDTPYTLVRLEVESVVVADSTGAESVGLSTLLEAKPDPFCTLESCWLQHLESAHRDVVDRLADRLPTTLRRGRVRPLGLDRYGVQLRVEDTDGDHDVRLPFAKPVDDVSGLSQAIRVLMGCPFLNGLRARRI, translated from the coding sequence ATGACGATGGCCCAGGCACCCGCTGCACCGACGACAGCCGAGCGAATCCGTAGCGCTTGCGTCCGCGCGGGCGGCGCCATTCTGGCCGCCGAGGGTGTCGAACCGGTCGCCACACCGGTCCATCACCTGCTCGAGGACGGCTCGTTCGCCATCACAGTGCCGGCCTACGGCAAGTTGGCCGGCATGGTCATCACCTCGGGCGCATCGGGCATGCAGGCCGTACTGGAGATGACCGACTACGCACCACTGCCACTGCGCGAACCGGTGCGATCCCTGGTCTGGACGAGCGGCCTACTGCGCCACGTTCCGCCACGCGACGTGGCCGGCCTGCTCGATCTGATCGCCACCGAGAACCCCAATCCCGCTCTGCTGCAGGTCAATACGGGCACGGTGGACGCGACGACGGGCGACACGCCCTACACGCTGGTGCGCTTGGAGGTCGAGTCAGTCGTGGTGGCCGATTCGACGGGAGCGGAGTCGGTGGGTCTGAGCACCCTGCTCGAGGCCAAGCCCGATCCGTTCTGCACCCTGGAGTCGTGCTGGTTGCAGCACCTCGAGTCAGCGCACCGCGACGTCGTCGACCGCCTCGCCGACCGACTGCCCACGACGCTGCGACGCGGCCGGGTCCGCCCGCTGGGGCTGGATCGCTACGGCGTGCAGTTGCGGGTCGAGGACACCGACGGTGATCACGACGTTCGCCTGCCCTTCGCCAAGCCCGTCGACGATGTCAGCGGCCTGAGCCAGGCAATCCGGGTGCTGATGGGATGTCCGTTCCTCAACGGCCTCCGCGCGCGCCGTATCTGA
- the pheA gene encoding prephenate dehydratase, which translates to MAGTGAMSLTPADVVPMSCDSPAAALAAVRAGDADYACVPIENSIEGSVLPTLDSLSTGAALQIYAEHTLDVAFSIVVKPGTDAADISTVAAFPVAAAQVRRWLAENLPTATLVPASSNAGAAHEVVNGRADAGVSTALACRQLGLDALAAGVVDEPNARTRFVLAGPPGQPPERTGADRSSVILRLENVPGALVAAMTELSIRDIDLTRIESRPTRTELGTYMFILDWVGHIDDDSVAQALKALHRRCRDVRYLGSWPTGSALGAVPPPSDEATRWLEQLRAGGARRTGVES; encoded by the coding sequence ATCGCAGGCACCGGCGCGATGTCGCTGACACCGGCCGACGTGGTGCCCATGTCCTGCGACAGCCCGGCCGCCGCCCTTGCCGCGGTACGCGCCGGTGACGCCGACTACGCATGCGTGCCCATCGAGAACTCGATCGAGGGTTCGGTGCTGCCAACCCTCGACAGCCTGTCGACAGGCGCCGCGCTGCAGATCTACGCCGAGCACACACTGGACGTGGCGTTCTCCATCGTCGTCAAACCTGGAACGGACGCGGCGGACATATCAACCGTCGCGGCGTTCCCCGTCGCCGCCGCGCAGGTGCGGCGCTGGCTGGCCGAGAACCTGCCCACCGCGACGCTGGTTCCCGCGAGCTCGAACGCCGGGGCCGCTCACGAGGTGGTCAACGGCCGCGCCGATGCCGGTGTCAGCACCGCACTGGCCTGCAGACAACTGGGTCTGGACGCACTCGCGGCAGGCGTTGTCGACGAACCGAACGCGCGAACCAGGTTCGTCCTCGCCGGGCCACCGGGGCAGCCGCCGGAGCGCACCGGGGCTGACCGGAGCTCGGTGATTCTGCGCCTCGAGAACGTCCCGGGTGCGCTGGTTGCCGCCATGACCGAACTCTCGATCCGAGACATCGACCTGACACGTATCGAGTCACGGCCCACCCGTACCGAGCTGGGTACCTACATGTTCATCCTGGACTGGGTCGGCCACATCGATGACGATTCGGTCGCCCAGGCACTCAAGGCGCTGCACCGTCGTTGTAGGGACGTGCGATATCTGGGTTCATGGCCGACGGGGTCGGCGTTAGGGGCGGTACCACCGCCGAGTGACGAGGCGACGCGCTGGCTGGAACAGCTGCGTGCGGGCGGGGCGCGGCGTACCGGAGTCGAGTCGTGA
- a CDS encoding histidine phosphatase family protein encodes MTGRLVLVRHGQSIANVDRRLDTRPPGAALTDQGLDQAQKFAQNWQHPVGMIAHSLALRAVQTAGQIGERLGMPTTEIDGIHEVQAGDLEDRNDEASIDLFHDVYRRWLEGDLDQRVPGGESGHEVLERYVPGVTELRLRHLDDHAWRGDIVVVSHGAAIRLVASSLAGVDGGFALEHHLANTECVVLSPITDGRWSCVQWGSKLPPFLPEPDPHPGQDDVPGADPMG; translated from the coding sequence GTGACGGGCCGGCTCGTCCTCGTCAGGCACGGCCAGTCGATCGCCAACGTGGATCGCAGACTCGACACCCGGCCCCCGGGTGCCGCGTTGACCGACCAGGGCCTAGATCAGGCGCAGAAGTTCGCGCAGAACTGGCAGCATCCCGTCGGAATGATCGCGCACTCACTGGCGCTGCGGGCCGTGCAGACGGCGGGTCAGATCGGCGAACGGCTGGGGATGCCCACCACCGAGATCGACGGTATTCACGAGGTGCAGGCCGGCGATCTCGAGGATCGCAACGACGAGGCGTCGATCGACCTCTTCCACGACGTGTACCGGCGCTGGCTCGAGGGTGATCTCGACCAACGGGTGCCCGGTGGGGAGTCCGGCCACGAAGTGCTCGAGCGCTACGTGCCCGGCGTCACCGAACTCCGATTGCGGCACCTCGACGACCACGCCTGGCGCGGCGACATCGTCGTCGTCAGCCACGGCGCGGCAATCCGTCTGGTCGCCTCGTCGCTTGCCGGGGTGGACGGCGGCTTCGCCCTCGAACACCATCTCGCGAACACCGAGTGCGTGGTGTTGAGCCCGATCACCGATGGTCGCTGGAGCTGCGTGCAATGGGGCTCGAAGCTGCCGCCGTTCCTGCCGGAGCCCGACCCGCACCCCGGGCAGGACGACGTGCCGGGCGCCGACCCCATGGGGTGA
- a CDS encoding metallopeptidase family protein: MPVGMSPQRFDELVSDALDAIPPKLAAAIDNVVVLVEPRHPEEPSLLGLYEGIALTERDSSYAGSLPDAITIYRDALLDICDTEEDVVEEVAVTVIHEIAHHFGIDDERLHELGWA; the protein is encoded by the coding sequence ATGCCCGTGGGGATGAGCCCGCAGCGATTCGACGAGCTGGTGTCCGACGCGCTCGATGCGATTCCGCCGAAACTGGCCGCGGCGATCGACAACGTCGTCGTGCTCGTTGAGCCGCGGCATCCCGAGGAGCCCTCGTTGTTGGGCCTCTACGAGGGCATCGCGCTGACCGAGCGCGACTCGTCCTACGCCGGGTCACTGCCCGATGCCATCACCATCTACCGGGATGCGCTGCTGGACATCTGCGACACCGAGGAGGACGTCGTCGAGGAGGTGGCCGTGACCGTGATTCACGAGATCGCCCACCATTTCGGAATCGACGACGAGCGTCTGCACGAACTCGGCTGGGCCTGA
- a CDS encoding septum formation family protein, with the protein MEPMLEAPDRDDEPTDEPAAGAPAGRAWWKSLQSNSTRRGLLLTALGGLLIAGTVTAFPGGPGQGPIGLATGTALGGRTNATFDSAKAGDCLNWPERTPDDAEVVDCNDEHRFEVAESIDMRTFPGSEYGPDAAPPSQARIQQISQEQCGAAIRSYLGPKYDPNGKFTVSLLWSGDKAWRQAGERRMLCGLQLPGPNNQQLAFRGKVANLDQSQVWSAGTCLGIDPTTNQPTDIPVDCAAPHAMEVTGSVNLAEKFPGGPPPENEQDTFIKDACTRMTDAYLAPVALRNTTLTLIYGTISLPSWSAGSHQVSCSIGATLGNGGWSTLLNSAKGPLVINGRPPVPPPDIPEERLNLPPIPMPSVDTSSQQSEIDLSQQGQSQGQQSSSQHLPGQQQQQQQTSTAPTSSPAPEPPVQGNTFLNGPPPPPGAPPQDGPPQDAPPPPGAPVPPPPPGAPPPPPPPGPPPGEPAPGAPLLPPA; encoded by the coding sequence ATGGAGCCGATGTTGGAAGCACCAGATCGCGATGACGAACCCACCGACGAGCCCGCCGCAGGGGCGCCGGCTGGACGCGCGTGGTGGAAGAGCCTGCAGTCCAACTCCACGCGTCGCGGGTTGCTGCTGACCGCGCTGGGCGGCCTGTTGATCGCCGGGACGGTCACCGCATTTCCCGGCGGACCGGGCCAAGGGCCCATCGGGCTTGCCACGGGCACCGCGCTGGGCGGGCGCACCAACGCCACCTTCGACTCCGCCAAGGCGGGCGACTGCCTGAACTGGCCGGAACGCACCCCCGACGACGCCGAGGTGGTCGACTGCAACGACGAACACCGCTTCGAGGTCGCCGAGTCGATCGACATGCGGACGTTCCCGGGCAGCGAGTACGGACCCGATGCCGCACCGCCGTCGCAGGCGCGCATCCAGCAGATCAGCCAGGAGCAGTGCGGCGCCGCCATTCGGTCCTACCTCGGCCCGAAGTACGACCCGAACGGCAAGTTCACCGTCAGCCTGCTGTGGTCGGGCGACAAGGCGTGGCGTCAGGCCGGCGAACGCCGGATGCTGTGCGGTCTGCAGCTGCCCGGCCCGAACAACCAGCAGCTGGCGTTCCGCGGCAAGGTCGCCAACCTCGACCAGTCGCAGGTCTGGTCCGCGGGTACCTGCCTCGGCATCGACCCGACGACCAACCAGCCCACCGACATCCCGGTCGACTGCGCGGCACCGCACGCCATGGAGGTCACCGGCTCGGTCAACCTCGCCGAGAAGTTCCCGGGCGGACCGCCACCGGAGAACGAGCAGGACACGTTCATCAAGGACGCCTGCACCCGGATGACCGACGCCTATCTGGCCCCGGTCGCGCTGCGCAACACCACGTTGACGCTCATCTACGGCACCATCTCGCTGCCGAGCTGGTCGGCTGGTAGCCATCAGGTGTCGTGCAGCATCGGCGCGACGCTGGGCAACGGCGGCTGGTCGACGCTGCTGAACAGCGCCAAGGGCCCACTGGTGATCAATGGCCGCCCGCCGGTGCCACCGCCGGACATTCCCGAGGAACGCCTGAACCTGCCGCCCATTCCGATGCCGTCGGTCGACACGTCGAGCCAGCAGTCGGAGATCGATCTCAGCCAGCAGGGGCAGAGCCAGGGCCAGCAGAGTTCCTCGCAGCATCTGCCCGGCCAGCAGCAACAGCAGCAGCAGACCTCCACGGCGCCCACCAGCTCCCCGGCGCCCGAACCACCCGTGCAGGGCAACACCTTCCTCAACGGGCCCCCGCCACCGCCTGGTGCACCGCCGCAGGACGGCCCGCCGCAGGACGCCCCGCCGCCGCCCGGCGCCCCCGTCCCGCCACCGCCGCCCGGCGCACCGCCACCGCCACCGCCCCCGGGTCCGCCTCCGGGCGAGCCGGCACCTGGTGCTCCGCTGCTTCCACCCGCCTGA
- the serS gene encoding serine--tRNA ligase yields the protein MIDLKLLRDDPDLVRDSQRARGENPALVDALLDADSARRAAIAEADNARAEQKKASKLVGSASPEERPALLAHAKQLSDAIKAVEVTQAEAETAFTAAHMAISNVVIEGVPAGGEDDFVVLDTVGEPRAITDPKDHLELGESLGLIDMERGAKVSGSRFYFLTGFGALLQLGLLQLAVRLATENGHTLMIPPVLVRPEVMSGTGFLGSHADEIYHLADDDMYLVGTSEVPLAGYHSGEILDLSDGPLRYAGWSSCFRREAGSYGKDTRGIIRVHQFDKVEGFVYCKPEDAEAEHQRLLDLERQMLAQIEVPYRVIDVAAGDLGSSAARKFDCEAWVPTQGTYRELTSTSNCTTFQARRLSTRYRDDNGKPQIAATLNGTLATTRWLVAILENHQQPDGSVRVPDALVPYVGRSVLEP from the coding sequence GTGATCGACCTCAAGCTCCTGCGGGACGACCCAGACCTGGTCCGCGATTCGCAGCGGGCCCGCGGCGAGAACCCGGCGCTCGTGGACGCGCTGCTCGACGCGGATTCGGCGCGCCGCGCGGCCATCGCGGAAGCCGATAACGCGCGCGCGGAGCAGAAGAAGGCCAGCAAGCTGGTTGGTTCGGCGTCGCCAGAGGAGCGCCCGGCGCTACTGGCGCACGCCAAGCAACTCTCAGATGCGATCAAGGCCGTCGAGGTCACCCAGGCCGAGGCGGAAACCGCCTTCACCGCCGCGCACATGGCCATCAGCAACGTTGTCATCGAGGGCGTGCCCGCCGGCGGCGAGGACGACTTCGTGGTTCTCGACACGGTTGGCGAGCCACGCGCCATCACCGATCCGAAGGACCACCTGGAACTCGGCGAGTCACTGGGCCTGATCGACATGGAGCGCGGCGCCAAGGTGTCCGGGTCGCGCTTCTACTTCCTCACCGGCTTCGGCGCGCTGTTGCAGTTGGGTCTGCTGCAACTCGCGGTCCGGTTGGCGACCGAGAACGGGCACACCCTGATGATCCCGCCGGTGCTGGTGCGGCCTGAGGTGATGTCGGGTACCGGGTTCCTGGGCTCGCACGCGGACGAGATCTATCACCTTGCCGATGACGACATGTATCTCGTTGGTACATCAGAGGTTCCGCTGGCGGGTTATCACTCCGGCGAGATCCTGGACCTGTCCGACGGGCCGCTGCGTTACGCCGGCTGGTCGTCGTGCTTCCGCCGCGAGGCGGGCAGCTACGGCAAGGACACTCGCGGCATCATTCGCGTGCACCAATTCGACAAGGTCGAGGGCTTCGTCTACTGCAAGCCCGAGGACGCCGAGGCCGAACACCAGCGCCTGCTGGACCTCGAGCGCCAGATGCTGGCGCAGATCGAGGTGCCCTACCGCGTGATCGACGTCGCGGCAGGCGATCTCGGATCCTCAGCGGCGCGCAAGTTCGACTGCGAGGCCTGGGTGCCGACCCAAGGCACCTACCGTGAGCTGACGTCGACCTCGAACTGCACCACATTCCAGGCCCGCCGCCTCTCGACGCGCTACCGCGACGACAACGGCAAGCCGCAGATCGCTGCCACCCTCAACGGCACACTGGCCACCACTCGGTGGCTGGTTGCCATCCTGGAGAACCACCAACAACCCGACGGCAGTGTTCGAGTGCCCGACGCGTTGGTGCCCTACGTCGGAAGGTCGGTGCTGGAACCATGA
- a CDS encoding DUF5718 family protein, which yields MIDLDLDELRTWFGFGVAGNFAGHLEQAGEAADFVNVTSEGVAPKGIFPWYAPGYDSFLGEFPLSHDTIKLPQSDTPLNLQIEPEVGLACEVSWQGDTVSSLRPFALGAFNDCSIRRPNAPKISHKKNWGPASKGVAAQFFDVSDLTPDGPTSTLRLVCHLRTADGQEHEYGVDSPLLGYSYYGEVLLDWITERLANQKGSPDTPLEDVGALMVASGKPERVLIGIGATRYTELGETTFLQPGDQALVRVYDTASDVFSELRQTVSGA from the coding sequence ATGATCGACCTGGACCTCGATGAGCTGCGAACGTGGTTCGGCTTCGGTGTGGCAGGCAACTTCGCCGGCCACCTCGAGCAGGCTGGGGAGGCGGCCGACTTCGTCAATGTGACCTCCGAAGGGGTTGCGCCCAAGGGCATCTTCCCTTGGTACGCACCGGGTTACGACAGCTTCCTCGGTGAGTTCCCGCTGTCGCACGACACGATCAAGCTTCCTCAGAGCGACACTCCGCTCAACCTGCAGATCGAGCCCGAGGTGGGTCTGGCCTGCGAGGTGAGCTGGCAGGGCGACACCGTGTCCTCGCTTCGGCCGTTCGCGCTCGGGGCGTTCAACGACTGCTCGATCCGTAGGCCGAACGCCCCCAAGATCAGCCACAAGAAGAACTGGGGACCGGCATCGAAAGGTGTTGCAGCGCAGTTCTTCGACGTCAGTGACCTCACGCCCGACGGACCGACCTCGACGCTACGACTGGTGTGCCACCTCCGCACGGCCGACGGTCAGGAGCACGAGTACGGGGTCGACAGCCCACTGCTCGGCTACTCCTACTACGGGGAGGTGCTGCTGGACTGGATCACTGAGCGCCTCGCCAACCAGAAGGGTTCGCCCGACACGCCGCTGGAGGACGTTGGCGCACTGATGGTGGCCAGCGGCAAGCCCGAACGGGTGCTGATCGGGATCGGCGCGACGCGCTACACCGAACTCGGCGAGACGACGTTCCTGCAGCCCGGCGACCAGGCCCTCGTTCGGGTCTACGACACCGCCAGCGATGTGTTCTCCGAACTGCGGCAGACGGTTTCGGGCGCCTAG